In Rouxiella sp. WC2420, the following proteins share a genomic window:
- a CDS encoding molecular chaperone: MNEFSIVCRVLGTLFYRQPQDPLLVPLFGLIQQGKLREHWPLEQDALLLRLQQSADPQALAAEFNHLFVGTECAVSPFRSDYVEGDSEQEVRTFLKQRGMPMTEAPADHFGSMLLAASWLEDQSQEDEAAAQIALFDELMLPWCGKFLGKVEAHATSGFYRTLSEITREAITAMRDELEEALPDDIEDSEEDEQ; this comes from the coding sequence ATGAATGAGTTTTCTATCGTTTGCCGCGTATTGGGCACTTTGTTTTATCGTCAGCCACAAGACCCGCTTTTAGTGCCGCTGTTTGGCCTGATACAGCAAGGTAAACTGCGTGAGCATTGGCCGCTGGAGCAGGATGCTTTGCTGCTGCGTTTGCAGCAAAGCGCTGACCCGCAGGCTTTGGCGGCGGAGTTTAACCATCTGTTTGTCGGCACCGAGTGCGCAGTATCGCCGTTTCGCAGTGATTATGTCGAAGGCGATTCGGAGCAGGAAGTGCGCACTTTCCTCAAGCAGCGCGGCATGCCAATGACAGAAGCTCCGGCGGATCATTTTGGTTCAATGCTGCTGGCAGCTTCATGGCTGGAAGATCAGTCGCAGGAAGATGAAGCGGCGGCGCAGATTGCGTTGTTTGATGAGCTGATGCTGCCATGGTGCGGTAAATTCCTTGGCAAGGTTGAAGCCCACGCAACCAGTGGCTTCTATCGCACGCTTTCGGAAATCACTCGCGAGGCGATTACTGCAATGCGTGACGAGCTGGAAGAAGCATTGCCGGACGATATTGAAGACAGCGAAGAAGACGAACAATAA
- a CDS encoding phosphatase, whose translation MFPVDLHMHTVASTHAYSTLHDYIDEARQKGIKLFAITDHGPDMADAPHYWHFMNMQVWPRLVDGVGILRSIESNIKNINGDIDCTGPMLTAVDFVIAGFHEPVMPPVDKATHTQAMIAAMAGGEVHIISHPGNPKYPVDITAIAEAAAKYEVALELNNSSFTHSRKGSEPNCRAIVAAVKEAGGWLALGSDSHIAYSLGGFEHCERIIKEVGFPHERILNASPRRFLDFLQRRGRPAIAEFSEL comes from the coding sequence ATGTTTCCGGTTGATTTACATATGCATACCGTCGCCAGCACTCATGCTTACAGCACGCTGCACGATTATATTGATGAAGCCCGGCAGAAAGGCATCAAGCTGTTTGCCATCACCGATCACGGCCCGGATATGGCCGATGCGCCGCATTATTGGCATTTTATGAACATGCAGGTATGGCCACGACTGGTCGACGGCGTTGGTATCCTGCGCAGTATCGAGTCCAATATCAAGAACATTAACGGTGATATTGACTGCACCGGGCCCATGCTCACTGCGGTGGATTTTGTGATTGCCGGTTTTCACGAACCTGTCATGCCGCCGGTCGACAAAGCCACCCATACTCAGGCAATGATTGCCGCCATGGCGGGCGGGGAAGTGCATATTATCAGTCACCCCGGAAACCCGAAATATCCAGTCGACATCACGGCCATTGCCGAGGCCGCCGCGAAATACGAGGTGGCGCTGGAGCTGAATAACTCGTCATTCACCCACTCGCGCAAGGGCAGCGAACCCAACTGTCGTGCGATTGTTGCTGCTGTAAAAGAAGCCGGTGGCTGGCTGGCACTGGGTTCTGATTCACATATTGCCTATTCGCTGGGCGGATTTGAGCATTGTGAACGTATAATTAAAGAGGTGGGATTCCCGCATGAGCGGATTTTAAATGCCAGCCCACGACGTTTCCTGGATTTTCTGCAACGACGCGGTAGACCGGCAATTGCAGAATTTTCCGAACTGTGA
- the ghrA gene encoding glyoxylate/hydroxypyruvate reductase GhrA, whose translation MNIIFYHPTIDSKPWIEGIGQRLPQAQVRAWHRGDTCSADYALVWHPPQEMLAMRGELKGIFVMGAGVDAILTQEQRAPGTLPAGVPLIRLEDTGMALQMQEYALATVLRYFRRLDEYQLFQQQKQWRPLTAHQHGDFTIGILGAGVLGRAVAEKLTSLKFKVRSWSRTPKNQPGVESFYGKEQLNDFANGCKLLINLLPNTPQTAGVLNRNLFNQLAQQSYLVNLGRGTHLVEGDLLNALDSGQIAAATLDVFVREPMQRMHPFWSHPRVSITPHIGADTLPEEAMDSIVANIQAIEAGRTPIGLVDLARGY comes from the coding sequence ATGAACATCATTTTCTATCACCCTACAATTGATTCAAAACCATGGATAGAAGGTATCGGCCAACGGTTGCCACAGGCGCAAGTTCGTGCCTGGCATCGCGGCGATACCTGTTCTGCAGATTATGCTCTGGTCTGGCATCCACCGCAGGAAATGCTGGCAATGCGCGGCGAGCTGAAAGGCATTTTCGTCATGGGCGCGGGCGTTGATGCAATCCTCACTCAGGAGCAGCGCGCTCCGGGTACTTTACCCGCGGGTGTGCCGTTAATTCGCCTGGAAGATACCGGCATGGCGCTGCAAATGCAGGAATATGCGCTGGCCACGGTGCTGCGATATTTCCGCCGACTCGACGAATATCAACTATTTCAACAGCAAAAACAGTGGCGTCCGCTTACTGCCCATCAGCATGGCGATTTCACTATCGGTATTCTCGGTGCCGGAGTGCTCGGCAGGGCGGTGGCAGAAAAGCTGACCAGTCTTAAATTCAAAGTGCGCAGCTGGAGCCGTACTCCCAAAAACCAGCCCGGCGTGGAGAGTTTTTATGGCAAAGAGCAACTGAATGATTTCGCCAATGGCTGCAAGCTGTTGATTAATTTGTTGCCCAATACGCCACAGACGGCGGGAGTCCTCAACCGAAACCTGTTTAACCAACTGGCACAGCAGTCTTATCTGGTAAATCTTGGTCGCGGGACGCATTTGGTTGAAGGTGACCTGCTAAACGCGCTCGACAGCGGTCAAATCGCTGCGGCAACGCTGGACGTTTTCGTTCGAGAACCGATGCAGCGCATGCACCCATTTTGGTCACATCCGCGTGTTAGCATCACGCCTCATATCGGTGCCGACACCTTGCCGGAAGAAGCGATGGACAGTATTGTCGCAAATATTCAGGCAATTGAAGCCGGACGCACGCCGATTGGCCTGGTTGATCTGGCGCGCGGCTACTAG
- a CDS encoding peptide MFS transporter — MSHSENTSPSHAVIPAGSGALFFIQTFSTLGFAVLYSTLVLYATKRLGFSENQANAIMGVFGAFNYGLHMFGGYLGGRYLSNRNLFVLGMVLQVIGCALIALAGVSGLYWGLAMFLTGSGLNVTCLNMMLTQRFAPEDERRESAFLWNYAGMNLGFFVGFTVAGYFQLTENYRALFLFATLGNAAAIILTLSRWNILKDINTPLKQVNSRQFMQRMLVGIAILLVLVPIIRVLLTQAALSSYFVVALGIIIFVIMGIVTARHRQRDEKSRMKAYLLLAAGSLVFWTLYQLAPMGLTLFAENNIDLNVFGLRVAPQWIQDINTIVIVVGGPLMALWFKKLRQRGLRIDIPLQFSGALLCIGIGMLVLPIGIHFAGENGLMAFKWIVISYVFQSIGELMISPIGYAMIGKLAPARYQGVMMGCWMMVTGVGAVLASFISGLMPANTGSTPAVTNPGYSQVFSVLGWGSVATGVMLMLLIPVLRRLIQREPA; from the coding sequence TTGAGTCATTCAGAAAATACATCACCTTCTCACGCAGTTATTCCCGCAGGTTCCGGCGCGCTGTTCTTTATACAGACCTTTTCCACGCTAGGTTTCGCCGTGCTTTACTCGACACTGGTGCTCTACGCCACCAAGCGCCTCGGGTTCAGTGAAAATCAGGCCAATGCCATCATGGGGGTCTTTGGTGCATTCAACTACGGCTTGCACATGTTTGGCGGCTACCTCGGCGGGCGTTACCTTAGCAACCGTAATCTGTTTGTTCTTGGCATGGTGTTGCAGGTTATTGGCTGTGCGCTGATTGCCTTAGCCGGAGTCAGCGGCCTGTATTGGGGGCTGGCGATGTTCCTCACCGGCAGCGGGCTTAACGTCACCTGTCTAAATATGATGCTCACTCAGCGTTTTGCTCCAGAGGACGAACGCCGCGAATCAGCTTTCCTGTGGAACTACGCCGGGATGAACCTCGGTTTCTTTGTTGGTTTTACCGTCGCGGGCTATTTTCAACTGACCGAGAATTACCGCGCACTGTTCCTTTTTGCCACTCTTGGCAATGCTGCTGCGATAATTCTCACCCTGTCGCGTTGGAATATCCTCAAGGATATCAATACACCGCTGAAACAGGTTAACTCACGGCAATTCATGCAGCGCATGCTGGTAGGGATCGCGATTCTTCTCGTGCTGGTGCCGATAATCCGCGTCTTGCTGACTCAGGCTGCCCTGAGCAGCTACTTCGTGGTTGCATTGGGCATTATCATTTTCGTTATTATGGGGATTGTGACTGCTCGCCATCGTCAGCGCGACGAGAAAAGCCGTATGAAAGCCTATCTGCTGCTTGCTGCCGGTTCTCTGGTGTTCTGGACGCTGTATCAGTTGGCACCGATGGGCCTGACGTTGTTCGCCGAAAATAATATCGACCTTAACGTTTTTGGTTTGCGCGTCGCGCCTCAGTGGATCCAGGATATTAACACAATCGTTATTGTCGTCGGTGGCCCGCTGATGGCGCTATGGTTTAAAAAACTTCGCCAGCGCGGCTTGCGTATCGATATTCCGCTTCAGTTCTCCGGCGCATTGTTATGTATTGGTATCGGTATGCTGGTACTGCCGATTGGCATTCATTTTGCCGGTGAAAATGGCCTGATGGCTTTCAAATGGATCGTCATTAGCTACGTTTTCCAAAGTATTGGCGAACTGATGATTTCGCCGATCGGCTACGCAATGATTGGCAAACTGGCTCCGGCGCGTTATCAGGGCGTAATGATGGGCTGCTGGATGATGGTCACCGGTGTTGGCGCCGTGTTGGCGAGTTTTATCTCCGGCCTGATGCCGGCGAATACCGGTAGCACTCCGGCAGTGACCAATCCGGGTTATAGCCAGGTGTTTAGCGTGCTGGGATGGGGGTCCGTTGCCACTGGCGTGATGCTTATGTTGCTAATCCCAGTCTTGCGTCGCCTTATCCAGCGTGAGCCGGCGTAA